In the genome of Ictalurus punctatus breed USDA103 chromosome 3, Coco_2.0, whole genome shotgun sequence, the window TAGTTCAGGTTTTTATAAAGAAAAGAACTGTGTGCACATGAAGAAtaaaattctatttaaaaaaaaaaaattataataaaaaccctgcaaaaaataaatagccCACATTTTAAACCACATTTAGCATGGAAAGTCGgctataaaatgaatgaaattaaaatgcagACTGGCAATAATTAGATATATGTGTTTTTGTTGCAAAGAAAAGGAATCTGCAGGCTCTTCAAATATGGCATTGTGTACAGTATCTTATCAACACCTGGACACTGTGTGATAGCCAGCTGTGTGAAAGCTgacagagatggagggatgtatAGAGACTTTATAGAGACTACCCCCACATGTTTAGACCAATCAGACATACAGTAACAAAGGAGAGTGTTGCGGTGGGCTGGGCCATGTGTCATTCACTACAGTTCAGACAGAAAGGACCACCGAGCGGCTTGTTGTGTAACTGAATGGGCGCATTGTGTAAACATGTATTAATGAGGTCACGCCGGATGTGTTCATTAAGAAATTCTTCGGTGGATTTGGGCTTTTGCATAACCACATTCCTGCCTTTTTCTCACGAATATATTAACCTTCTATTCTGATCACACTCGAGCTTAGGTATGTTGTTTCTGGGATTTATTTCaaatttctgaataaatattacatttaagaaagaaaaaaaacaaacaaaaacagatcaaCTTCGATATGGATGCTTCTTCTCCTCTGCCGGAGGGATTCTCTGAGCTCGATATTTTTGCATTGGGATCATGTCTGCTTGTGGAGGGTAAGAAACAATTTGATTGTgatgatttgttgttgttgaaatgaCGCTTTGGATGTAACGTTTAACAACCATGGTGCGATGTAATGTCCTCCCTGCACGTTGTGTAACACTTCGGTGCGCTATTTGCTCTCTGGTGTGTTCTGAAGGACTCCTTGGATTTTTCATGAATGCTGTCACCGTTATTGCTTTTCTGAAAATACGAGATTTGCGGACTCCGAGTAACTTCCTGGTATTCAGTTTGGCTTTAGCAGATATGGGCATTTCTACAAACGCCACTGTTGCTGCGTTTTCAAGCTTTCTGAGGTGAGTTTTGAAAAAATGGATGATCCTGTTGACATTTTATATGATGACTGAATCAGCATGgtgaatcaggaaataaaaggtGTGTGGGGTATAAGCAATAAAGAGTTAGTTAATTTACATTATAACAGATGTTACTGCACTCAGTTATATGCACTGACTGTATGTGCTCATTCACAACGTCATTACTTCTTTTACCTGTTGCAATTTTACCCATTATTTATGAAAGGCTGGAAAATATGTTCTaaccattttgtttgtttgtttgtttgtttgtgataAACAAACTTACAGATACTGGCCCTATGGGTCTGAAGGATGCCAAACCCATGGCTTTCATGGATTCCTAACTGCCCTCTCTAGCATCCATTTCATTGCAGCCATTGCTTGGGACAGATACCACCAATACAGTACCAGTAAGGAAAATGACAACAGTTTGTGTTTATGTACACTAATCTCTCACTCAAGTTCAATAATACAAACTCTCTCAAGTTCAAGTAATACACATTAAtgcagaggttctcaaactcCCTCAGCACATaattattttaagaaaataatccaataattCAGAAATTGCGGCTCATTATTGAAAGGTGTACAATGGTTTTTGGTTATTTATTGACATTAAAGAGCTTTCCACCGacagaataaataatttaatattatttataggcctacttGGTTTGGATTTAATTCATTCAGTCAAACTGgttaataactataagaactcaataagGAATATAACACTGATTTTGGCAATAATGGGTTGTTATATACACCAGTGTAacaaaaaccaacaaacaaacaaaaaaaccactgAGCTCCCAGGTATGATTTATGGACAACTTGGGGCCCCACTTTAAGAACCACTGCTTTAATGGTCCTAAGAATTATATTTGGCAGGATTTTCTTCAGTTTGATCAACAATGAAAAAGGTCTATCTGGCACAGCACCTACTCAGTGGACCTTTACTGTACATGGCTATAGAGGTgtaatccattcatccatcacaAAAGCTTCTGTGAATAGCTAGCATCTTGGGTTTGTACATAGAGTCCTAATTATGGATATCCAAAAAAGCCATTGTCCACCAAGAACAAGAGCAGGGCTTACCAACGGAGAGTGTTCAATATGCATATACGGTCacagaacactttattaggaacactatactaatactgagaagagcctccctttgctctcaaaaccatgtcatggattccacaagctgttggaaacattcctttgagattctggtccatgttgacatgatcgCATCACACAATTCATGAAAAATTTTCAGGTGCattttcatgctgtgaatctcctgttctactGTACCACATCCAAAaagtgttctattggattcagatctgtttactgggaaggccactgaagaacactgagcACATTGTCATCTTCATGAATCCaatttgagatgacttttgctttgtgacatgttgcattatcatgctggaagtagtcATTAAatgatgggtaaattgtggccatgtagggatgcacatggtcagcaacaataatcaaataggctgtggcatccAAGagatgattgattgatattaatAGGCCAAAGGTGTGCCAAGTAAACCTtgcccacaccattacaccagcCTGGattgttgacacaaggcaggttgggttcatagattcatgaaaattctgaccctaccatctatGTTCCTCAGCTGAAACTGAggttcatcagaccaggctaaaTTTTTCCAGGCTTCAGGTGTCcaattttggtgagcctgtgatCACTACAGCCTCAGCGATCTGTTCTCAGCTGATGTGTCCGATGTGTTGTAcatgttgagatgcttttccgctcaccacaattgtacagtgtggttatctgagttactgtagcctttctctcagctcaaaccagtttggccattctccattggcatttctcatcaacaaggcatttctgtctgcagaactgccactcactgtatattttttctttattgcatcattctgagtaaactctagagactgatgttcattaaaatcccaggagatcagcagttatagaaatactcaaaccagcctgtctggcaccacaatcatgccatggtcaaaatcatTGAGATCAGAATTTTTCTCTTGATTGATGTGAACGTTATCTGAAGCCGCTTGCCCGTAactgattttatgtattgcactgctgtcacatgattgactgattagataattgcataaatgagtaggtgtacaggtgtttctaataaagtgttcaattagtgtattagtgtgttagtgtaagAGATCTTACATCACTGTTTGAAAGCATCTGTTATTGTGCTACAGACTGAAATAGGACTTCTAGTAGTATCTGACAGGACCTTCATAGACATAatcttttaaacatttgtttgtaattgtgcAAAATCTGGACAAATATTAAATAGATCATACAGCACTACCTTCTTCCAGGCTAGCATTTCAACTAAAATTAAAACCATACAGACTTATCCAAAAGTAAcagaatggcaaggccaattcttttttttatacactgaagacatttgggtttaggAGCAAAAGATGagtatgagatgatagatcagaatttcagctttcattttaatGGTGTTTgctagaattggccttgccattccaatacttttgaaggaGACTGTATAATGGCAACATGTGAgaaaaatactttaaatattGGAAATTGGTGGTGTGTGGGtcaatttttgttgttgttgttttttattacaaaagGAGCAAAGTTGCAGTGGAGCAGTGCCATCACGATAGCCACCTTCATCTGGGTCTTTACTGCCTTCTGGGCAGCTATGCCATTGATTGGTTGGGGAGAGTATGACTATGAGCCCCTGAGGACCTGCTGTACTCTAGACTTAAGCAAAGGAGATAGGTATGAGACATTCCTTTTAGGTTAGGTTCTTGTTTTGATCAAAGTTTTATCCCCCATGCCACTACTCTTACATTTAGTAGCGCAATCATTACTATTAGCATAATGAACCAAATTCATATTTggattaattatattaattatactATAACATATATTTAAGTGTTTGACATATTCCCCTTAGTTTTGATTCAATACattatatgtaaataattacTAGTAATATACAGTACCAAAACACTTTGCTTTCACATAATGTAGTCTCTGTCCTAGTTATATGAAAATATCACAGTGTTCCTGTCCTATTATACCTTAGTGGTCAAATACATCAGTCTGTCTTTCAAAAGTAATTGTAGCAACTCCATTCATACTTGAATTTATTCTTAATTATATAACAATTTCAAGTGATGTTGTGTTTGGAAAGTCAGTCACATTTTGACTCATATATATTTACCATGAGGTTTCAGAATAAAACAGTTTCACAGAAAACAGCATTTGCATGCAACTTATCTGCAGCATCTTCTATACAATGAATATCAACCTTCTGGCACAAGCATACATTGTATAGCAATATATCAAACATTCAATCAAATGCTTTATGCTTAATTAAACTTTATGTCACCTTCTACCCCAATATATTGCAACCAAGCCCACATCCACCACTATACTATTTGAAAAAGAtctgcaataaataattttaccttttttttttttttaatgtactaagcaaaaaaaaaaaagaaacgtccctttttcaggaaactgtgttttaaagat includes:
- the rgra gene encoding retinal G protein coupled receptor a, producing MDASSPLPEGFSELDIFALGSCLLVEGLLGFFMNAVTVIAFLKIRDLRTPSNFLVFSLALADMGISTNATVAAFSSFLRYWPYGSEGCQTHGFHGFLTALSSIHFIAAIAWDRYHQYSTRAKLQWSSAITIATFIWVFTAFWAAMPLIGWGEYDYEPLRTCCTLDLSKGDRNYVTYLIPMAICNMGIQVLIVYFSYQSIDKKFKKMGQQRFNCSTPLKTLLFCWSPYGILAFYAAVENVNVLSPKLRMIAPIVAKTSPTFNVFVYALGNENYRGGIWQLLTGEKTESPASTETKFK